One region of Hymenobacter sediminicola genomic DNA includes:
- the msrA gene encoding peptide-methionine (S)-S-oxide reductase MsrA — protein MSSLLKLKSYILGLLLLTAACSQQRPADAQTLSRSTAGGLPTDTQAKGLAVATLAGGCFWCTEEVFEELKGVKYVVSGYAGGKEANPTYEQVGSGRTDHAESFQVYYDPKQISYQQLLDVFFLAGHDPTTLNRQGPDAGAQYRSIAFYRTPQEKQLIDATIRRVNASKHYPNPIVTQVAPFTKFWPAEDYHQGYFRLHGDNPYVQSVSTPKVLKFRKAFPQLLKNPL, from the coding sequence ATGAGTTCGTTGCTAAAACTAAAATCCTACATTCTGGGGCTGCTTCTCCTGACAGCTGCCTGCTCGCAGCAGCGCCCCGCCGATGCCCAGACGCTAAGCCGCTCTACGGCCGGCGGCCTGCCCACCGATACTCAGGCCAAAGGGTTGGCGGTAGCTACACTGGCGGGCGGCTGCTTCTGGTGTACCGAGGAAGTATTTGAGGAGCTGAAAGGCGTGAAATATGTGGTATCAGGCTACGCAGGCGGTAAGGAGGCCAACCCTACTTACGAACAGGTAGGCAGCGGCCGCACCGACCACGCCGAAAGCTTCCAGGTGTATTACGACCCGAAGCAAATTAGTTACCAGCAGCTTCTGGATGTGTTTTTTCTGGCCGGCCACGACCCCACCACTCTCAACCGCCAGGGTCCTGATGCGGGGGCACAGTACCGCTCTATTGCCTTTTACCGCACGCCGCAGGAAAAGCAGCTCATCGACGCCACTATCCGGCGCGTCAACGCCTCCAAGCACTACCCGAATCCTATTGTAACGCAGGTGGCGCCCTTCACTAAGTTCTGGCCCGCCGAAGACTATCACCAGGGCTATTTCCGCCTGCACGGCGACAACCCCTATGTGCAGTCTGTCTCGACTCCGAAGGTGCTGAAATTCCGCAAAGCCTTTCCGCAGCTTCTCAAAAATCCGCTGTAG
- a CDS encoding Clp protease N-terminal domain-containing protein, with protein sequence MWPFAKRRSTPFLSESLKHIISQSREVAICSRNDFVGAEHLLMAVLAEPTTSAARVLDHLLVSPQLFGLCLEAHIAAYQLAPEEPPPSGSLPLTKELEHAFSNCGRVAREMGTIEIEALHLLPPLLALPNGAVAKLGAEFGLTFEVLLPLLKPSAA encoded by the coding sequence ATGTGGCCTTTCGCCAAGCGCCGTTCAACGCCCTTCCTTTCTGAAAGCTTAAAGCATATTATCAGCCAGAGCCGCGAAGTGGCCATCTGCTCACGCAACGATTTTGTGGGTGCCGAGCATCTGCTGATGGCTGTTCTGGCCGAACCCACGACGTCGGCTGCCCGCGTGCTCGACCACCTGCTGGTGAGTCCACAGCTGTTTGGGCTGTGCCTGGAAGCACACATAGCGGCATACCAACTAGCACCGGAAGAGCCGCCGCCCAGTGGCAGCTTGCCTCTGACCAAAGAGCTAGAACACGCTTTTAGCAACTGCGGCCGCGTAGCCCGCGAAATGGGCACCATTGAAATAGAAGCCCTGCACCTGTTGCCGCCGCTGCTGGCACTGCCCAACGGGGCTGTGGCCAAACTGGGTGCCGAGTTTGGGCTGACATTCGAGGTGCTGCTGCCGCTGCTCAAACCATCGGCAGCATAG
- a CDS encoding DUF2141 domain-containing protein, which produces MKFLTLACVFGGCSMLAAAPVVAGNPTGTSSVTVVVSALASSQSVVKLYFYNLRDQFLKPQGYAFKKVVQPGGQRQITLPVDLPHGEWAVAITQDMNNNDKLDKNFVGIPTEPFAFSNNVRPVMAPPDFNECKFVVAGPGKVVSIVLTK; this is translated from the coding sequence ATGAAATTCTTAACGCTTGCCTGTGTGTTTGGCGGATGTAGCATGCTGGCCGCCGCGCCGGTAGTAGCCGGAAATCCGACGGGAACTTCTTCCGTAACGGTGGTAGTGTCGGCGCTGGCTTCCTCGCAGTCGGTAGTGAAGCTCTACTTCTACAACCTGCGCGACCAGTTTCTCAAGCCACAAGGCTATGCGTTTAAGAAGGTGGTGCAGCCTGGCGGCCAGCGCCAGATTACGCTGCCCGTTGATCTGCCGCACGGCGAGTGGGCCGTGGCCATCACGCAGGACATGAACAACAACGACAAGCTGGACAAGAATTTCGTGGGCATCCCGACCGAGCCGTTTGCCTTCTCCAACAACGTGCGCCCCGTAATGGCCCCACCCGATTTCAACGAGTGCAAGTTTGTGGTGGCCGGCCCCGGCAAAGTGGTCAGCATCGTCCTGACCAAGTAA